A window of Polynucleobacter sp. KF022 genomic DNA:
GTTTGACTAAAGCTAACATTAATTAATTAGAGAACCACGCTAACCAATGGATGGGTAGATAAAGTTCTATAAAGCTCATCCAACTGTTCACGACTAGTCGCAGTAATTGGCAAAGTAATGCCAAGGTAATTTCCGTCCTTAGATGGACGTTGTTCTACTTTGCTCTCATCAAATGTAGGATCAAGTTGCTTAGCAATATGAATGATCGCAGGGAGATATTCAGGGTTTGTTTTACCCATCACCTTGATTGGAAACATTGAGGGGTACTCAATTAAAGACTTTTCTTCAGCCATGCTTGACTCTCTATATCTAGTTCGATTTGTAATTATTTGCGATGATCTGGCATACCTAGCCAAGCACCGGTAATGATATTGCGAATGCAATGTAAACGGCGATGGAAAAAATGATCCGCACCAGGAACTACTTGCACTGTTAATTCTTGAGGGCGCGCCCAATCCAAAACATCAATCAAGGGAATGGTTTCATCCAATTCACCGTGAATCAAAATCGTATCGGTAGGAACTTGAGCCAGCGTCCATTTGCCAGCAGCACTACCCACCATGACAAGGCGTTCTGCTGGGCGCCCCAGGTCTGAAAGCCTTTGCACTAAATGACTGCCCACAAAGCTTCCGAATGAAAAACCCGATATAACCAACGGCAAAGTATTAGCATTGACCACCCAAGATTGATTTGCGGTTGCCTCAAATGCACCCCAACTAGAAGGTGTGCGCATCCAATCAGTCACGTGGAGTAGATCATCTAATTCACCAACACCATCATCATGAACGCCTTCAGTGCCGCCTACACCGCGAAAGTTTGGGCGCACACTGACATAACCCAATTGATTAAATGCACGCGCCATTGTTTGGGCGACCTTGTTATCCATTGTTCCGCCCATCAAAGGGTGTGGATGAGCAACGAGCGCTAAGCCGCGAATGGCAAAGTTAGGGTCATTCTTTAATTCATCAGGAAGATCAATAGACATCTCCATTGATCCAACAATACCTTCAATATGAATTACTTTTGTACGGCTATTCATAAAACAC
This region includes:
- a CDS encoding DUF493 family protein, whose translation is MAEEKSLIEYPSMFPIKVMGKTNPEYLPAIIHIAKQLDPTFDESKVEQRPSKDGNYLGITLPITATSREQLDELYRTLSTHPLVSVVL
- a CDS encoding alpha/beta hydrolase, with product MNSRTKVIHIEGIVGSMEMSIDLPDELKNDPNFAIRGLALVAHPHPLMGGTMDNKVAQTMARAFNQLGYVSVRPNFRGVGGTEGVHDDGVGELDDLLHVTDWMRTPSSWGAFEATANQSWVVNANTLPLVISGFSFGSFVGSHLVQRLSDLGRPAERLVMVGSAAGKWTLAQVPTDTILIHGELDETIPLIDVLDWARPQELTVQVVPGADHFFHRRLHCIRNIITGAWLGMPDHRK